The proteins below come from a single Chitinophaga pinensis DSM 2588 genomic window:
- a CDS encoding bifunctional helix-turn-helix transcriptional regulator/GNAT family N-acetyltransferase, which yields MSFYDTIGKLAIGSRLRQLTDMITEDAAQIYQQYGIDMNPKWWPVFYVLSRGEANTITAIAKEIGHSHPSVSKIISEMVDKGLVKEKKDKTDGRRNMVSLSPKGKEITDKIDAQYTDVNAAIEAISANTRNDLWEAIGEWEFLLEQKSLFRRVQEQKKERESRKVQIVDYTPAYQQAFKELNVEWISTYFTMEEADYKALDNPQGYILDNGGHIFVALYEDKPVGVCALIKMKDPEYEYELAKMAVSPAAQGKSIGWLLGNAILDKARSLGAKKVYLESNTILKPAISLYHKLGFERVIGHTSPYERCNIQMERVL from the coding sequence ATGAGCTTTTACGACACCATCGGCAAACTTGCCATCGGCAGCAGGCTACGCCAGCTGACAGACATGATCACTGAAGATGCAGCACAGATCTACCAGCAATACGGTATTGACATGAACCCCAAATGGTGGCCGGTTTTTTACGTACTGTCCAGAGGAGAAGCAAATACAATTACCGCCATTGCCAAAGAAATAGGCCACTCCCACCCCTCTGTGAGTAAAATCATCAGTGAAATGGTGGATAAAGGGCTGGTAAAGGAAAAAAAAGACAAAACCGACGGCCGCCGGAACATGGTCAGCCTCTCTCCCAAAGGAAAAGAGATCACTGATAAGATCGATGCACAGTATACCGACGTCAACGCCGCCATTGAGGCCATTTCTGCCAATACGCGTAATGACCTCTGGGAAGCCATTGGAGAGTGGGAATTCCTGCTGGAGCAAAAAAGCCTGTTCCGCAGGGTACAGGAGCAGAAAAAGGAAAGAGAAAGCCGGAAAGTACAGATCGTTGACTATACCCCCGCCTATCAGCAGGCATTCAAAGAACTTAACGTAGAATGGATCTCTACCTATTTTACAATGGAAGAAGCGGATTATAAAGCCCTTGACAATCCACAGGGATATATTCTTGACAACGGCGGCCATATATTTGTTGCCCTCTATGAGGACAAACCGGTAGGCGTCTGTGCCCTTATCAAAATGAAGGATCCGGAATATGAGTACGAACTCGCAAAAATGGCCGTATCTCCTGCCGCACAGGGTAAAAGCATCGGCTGGCTATTGGGAAATGCCATCCTGGATAAAGCCAGATCGCTTGGCGCAAAGAAGGTATACCTCGAAAGTAATACCATCTTAAAGCCCGCTATCAGCCTCTATCACAAACTGGGATTTGAACGCGTCATCGGACATACATCTCCTTACGAACGCTGCAATATCCAGATGGAGCGGGTATTATAG
- a CDS encoding saccharopine dehydrogenase family protein, producing MQRNSILLYGANGYTGELIARYAAQYGLQPILAGRKKDAIEALAKELQLPFRIVELHDSTALNAALADIALVIQAAGPYHITAQPMIDACIATNTHYIDLNGDLDVFEMLQGYDQAAKSKDIMILPGAGFDVVPTDCLALYLKQQLPDANELTIAFAVIGSALSRGTSISTLHKLGTPGAIRKDNKIVYEPMGKKGMSVRFPGYKKPVFVMSIPWGDISTAWYSTRIPNIRTFTAINKSAWYFLKGQTVFNWLLKTSFMRSIIMGILKMQSAGPNQQTRDKATSYIWGKVSNAKGESVEANMETPEAYSLTAFSILVIAKKIISGNYKPGYQTPSSAYGPDLIMEIDGVKRTLKH from the coding sequence ATGCAACGTAACAGTATATTGCTCTATGGAGCGAATGGTTATACCGGCGAACTCATTGCCAGATATGCCGCTCAATATGGTCTGCAACCTATCCTTGCCGGCCGTAAAAAAGACGCGATCGAAGCCCTCGCAAAAGAATTACAATTACCTTTCCGTATCGTCGAACTGCATGACAGCACCGCTCTCAACGCTGCCCTTGCAGATATCGCACTGGTCATCCAGGCTGCCGGTCCTTATCATATAACCGCACAACCGATGATCGATGCCTGTATCGCTACCAATACCCATTACATCGATCTCAACGGAGACCTGGATGTATTTGAAATGTTGCAGGGGTATGATCAGGCAGCAAAAAGTAAAGATATCATGATATTACCCGGCGCAGGGTTTGACGTAGTACCGACCGACTGCCTCGCACTCTATCTGAAACAACAATTACCCGACGCCAACGAACTGACCATCGCATTTGCCGTAATAGGCAGTGCGCTCTCCCGTGGTACCTCTATCAGTACACTACATAAACTGGGTACACCCGGCGCTATCAGAAAGGATAACAAGATCGTATATGAGCCCATGGGTAAAAAAGGGATGTCTGTACGCTTCCCGGGATATAAAAAACCGGTCTTCGTTATGAGCATTCCCTGGGGAGATATCAGCACCGCCTGGTATTCGACCCGCATTCCTAATATCCGCACCTTCACCGCGATCAATAAATCTGCCTGGTATTTCCTGAAAGGACAAACCGTCTTTAACTGGTTACTGAAAACATCCTTCATGCGTAGTATCATTATGGGGATACTGAAAATGCAGTCCGCCGGCCCCAATCAACAAACACGTGATAAAGCCACCAGTTATATATGGGGGAAAGTATCCAACGCCAAAGGGGAGTCAGTAGAAGCCAACATGGAAACACCGGAAGCGTATTCGCTGACCGCATTCAGCATCCTGGTCATTGCAAAGAAGATCATCAGCGGTAATTATAAACCTGGTTATCAGACGCCTTCCAGCGCATACGGGCCGGATCTGATTATGGAGATAGACGGGGTGAAACGAACACTTAAACATTAA
- a CDS encoding DUF3570 domain-containing protein, producing MRRIFFTAATILSLLRVHAQQQHQETGYESRKLKVDEINLVSSYYSQSGNNAAVTGGIGSQHLTDIANVFDVRLFKYDKKQRKHTFDIEVGIDHYTSASSDKIDLKANSSASHADTRIYPSLTWSVENEKKGSTFGIGVSSSTEFDYQSFGANISFAQKTRNRNGEFSAKLQTYLDRVKLITPVELRNTPYGEEDDHYATTNRNTYAGSLSYSQIINQRFEVTLLADLVSQHGYLGLPFYRVYFADGSVHQENLPDNRLKIPLGVRANYFIGDRFIIRAYYRFYTDDWGLTSHTANIELPVKITPFFSVSPFYRYYTQSAVKYFAPYQQHTAKDNYYTSNYDLSKFNSSFFGAGVRIAPPKGILGMHHFNMLELRYGHYVKNINMNANIVSLNLRFK from the coding sequence ATGAGGAGAATTTTTTTCACTGCCGCAACCATCTTGTCATTATTACGTGTACATGCGCAACAGCAACACCAGGAGACAGGATATGAAAGCAGGAAGCTGAAAGTAGACGAGATCAATCTGGTATCAAGTTACTATAGCCAATCTGGAAATAACGCTGCTGTGACGGGAGGGATCGGCTCCCAGCACCTGACTGATATCGCTAATGTTTTTGACGTCAGATTATTTAAGTATGACAAGAAGCAACGCAAACATACTTTTGACATTGAAGTGGGAATTGATCACTATACGTCCGCTTCTTCAGACAAAATAGACCTGAAAGCCAATTCTTCTGCTTCTCATGCTGATACGCGTATTTATCCTTCGCTGACCTGGTCAGTTGAAAATGAAAAAAAGGGCAGTACTTTCGGTATTGGCGTATCTTCTTCTACAGAGTTCGACTATCAGTCATTTGGCGCGAATATCAGTTTCGCGCAAAAGACAAGAAACAGAAATGGAGAATTCTCTGCGAAATTACAGACCTATCTTGACCGTGTCAAATTAATTACCCCGGTAGAACTCAGAAATACGCCTTATGGAGAAGAGGACGATCATTACGCGACTACTAACAGAAATACATATGCTGGCTCTTTATCCTATTCGCAGATTATTAACCAGCGTTTTGAGGTAACATTGCTGGCTGATCTAGTGAGTCAGCATGGCTATCTGGGATTGCCTTTTTACAGGGTATATTTTGCAGATGGGTCGGTACACCAGGAGAATCTTCCTGACAACAGGCTAAAGATACCACTGGGTGTACGTGCGAATTATTTCATTGGCGACAGGTTTATTATAAGGGCTTATTATCGTTTCTATACTGATGACTGGGGGCTTACTTCGCATACCGCTAATATAGAATTGCCGGTTAAAATAACGCCTTTCTTCTCGGTGAGTCCTTTTTACAGGTATTATACACAATCGGCTGTGAAATATTTTGCGCCATATCAGCAGCACACAGCAAAGGATAATTATTATACCAGTAATTATGATTTGTCTAAGTTCAACAGTAGCTTTTTCGGAGCAGGTGTGCGTATCGCGCCGCCGAAAGGTATATTAGGAATGCACCACTTTAATATGCTGGAATTAAGGTATGGACATTATGTGAAGAATATCAATATGAACGCAAATATTGTTTCATTGAACCTGCGTTTTAAATAA
- a CDS encoding DUF4266 domain-containing protein yields the protein MERRSFLMWPMVACFAVMAFASCTTVKEYQKNRLNDAEMVSGNRKVEKTELSFQSYREGSSGANAGKSGGGCGCN from the coding sequence ATGGAAAGGAGATCTTTTCTTATGTGGCCCATGGTCGCATGTTTTGCGGTGATGGCATTTGCTTCCTGCACAACTGTAAAGGAATATCAGAAGAACAGGTTAAACGATGCGGAAATGGTATCCGGTAATCGTAAGGTCGAAAAAACAGAACTAAGCTTTCAATCCTACCGAGAGGGCTCTTCCGGTGCTAACGCGGGTAAGAGTGGTGGTGGATGTGGTTGTAACTGA
- a CDS encoding FAD:protein FMN transferase, whose amino-acid sequence MQTHTENVLTAFRRSVRLMGNAFEITVVAEDESWATAKIDLAVAEIRRIESLLTTFSDDSQTNQINCQAGIAPVHVDREIFELIRRSIRISGVTDGAFDITYGSIDKRLWNFDRSMTSLPDEATAKSMVRLINYRHILLDEANSTVMLKEKGMRIGFGGIGKGYAAEMAKALLQREGIQSGIVNASGDLVTWGYQPDGAPWTIGIAHPDHAHLPFSYMNITGLAVATSGNYEKFVVIGGTKYSHTINPRTGLPVKGIKSVTIISPNAEIADAMATPVTIMGIRAGLNMINQIHYLGCIIIDDENKIYTSQNINLK is encoded by the coding sequence ATGCAAACACACACTGAGAATGTGTTGACCGCATTTCGCAGATCTGTGCGACTGATGGGCAATGCTTTTGAGATTACTGTGGTGGCAGAAGATGAATCATGGGCAACCGCTAAGATAGATCTTGCGGTTGCAGAGATCCGGCGTATAGAATCTTTATTAACAACATTTAGCGATGATAGTCAGACAAACCAGATCAATTGTCAGGCGGGTATTGCGCCTGTACATGTGGATCGGGAGATTTTTGAGCTTATCCGACGGTCAATCAGGATCTCTGGTGTGACGGACGGCGCCTTTGATATTACTTATGGTTCCATAGACAAGCGCTTGTGGAATTTTGACCGCTCTATGACCAGTTTACCAGATGAAGCAACCGCTAAGTCAATGGTTAGGCTGATCAACTATCGGCATATACTATTGGATGAGGCCAACAGTACCGTCATGCTGAAAGAAAAAGGTATGCGCATCGGCTTTGGTGGCATAGGAAAAGGGTATGCAGCTGAAATGGCAAAGGCATTATTACAACGGGAAGGTATACAAAGCGGTATTGTAAATGCGTCGGGAGATCTTGTTACCTGGGGCTATCAACCGGATGGCGCTCCCTGGACAATTGGTATTGCGCATCCGGACCATGCGCATCTGCCATTTTCGTATATGAATATAACAGGATTGGCTGTTGCGACCTCTGGTAATTACGAGAAGTTTGTCGTGATCGGAGGTACGAAATATTCTCATACAATTAATCCCAGAACCGGACTACCGGTTAAGGGAATTAAGAGTGTAACTATCATTAGTCCTAATGCAGAAATCGCTGATGCCATGGCGACACCCGTAACAATTATGGGTATTAGGGCGGGTCTGAATATGATCAATCAGATTCATTATCTCGGATGTATCATCATTGATGATGAGAATAAAATTTATACATCACAAAACATCAATTTAAAATGA
- a CDS encoding thioredoxin family protein: MRVMNVLTGGLVFLLMSFTVWEPDFEVARKTARDKNQLILLNFSGSDWCGPCIRLRKEIFDSEQFIKMADTTLIMVNADFPRNKKNQLERRVQQQNESLADKYNPGGKFPYTVLLNADGKVIASWDGYPKTDAAHFTEDIKKLCDANTH, translated from the coding sequence ATGCGGGTGATGAATGTTCTGACTGGAGGATTAGTTTTTTTACTAATGTCATTTACAGTTTGGGAGCCGGATTTTGAGGTAGCGAGAAAGACGGCGAGGGACAAAAACCAACTTATTTTGTTAAATTTTTCAGGATCGGATTGGTGTGGGCCCTGTATCAGATTAAGAAAAGAGATATTTGACAGTGAACAATTTATAAAAATGGCGGATACCACACTTATAATGGTAAACGCAGACTTCCCCCGAAATAAGAAAAACCAACTTGAACGCCGGGTGCAGCAGCAAAATGAATCGCTTGCTGATAAGTATAACCCTGGCGGTAAATTTCCTTACACTGTTTTGCTAAATGCTGATGGTAAAGTCATCGCCTCCTGGGACGGGTATCCTAAAACAGATGCTGCACATTTCACAGAAGACATAAAAAAGCTTTGTGATGCAAACACACACTGA
- a CDS encoding glycoside hydrolase family 97 protein — MRKTFIFICCLFLWKMAAAQELLSPDKNLQLQFSITDNGKPTYQLTYKGKAVIKPSHLGLELKADASFIDSFEVAGSKASTYDETWEPVWGEVKEIRNQYNELEVNLHQLSTDRTLIVRFRLFNDGLGFRYEFPQQKHLAYFVIKEERTEFALAGDHKAFWLPGDYDTQEYSTVTSNLSEVRGKMKDAITPNASQAPFSPTGVQTPLMMKSKDGLYINIHEAALIEYSALSLELDDKNFVLKSVLTPDAIGDKGYLQAPCKSPWRTVIVSDKAGDILTSKLVYNLNEPPKYADAASWIKPVKYVGVWWEMITGKSTWAYTDIENVQLGVTDFSKTKPNGKHGANTAHVKEYIDFAAENGFDAVLVEGWNQGWEDWFGKTKDYVFDFITPYPDFDVQELHRYAASKGIKIIMHHETSSSVRNYERFMDTAYQFMVNNGYNAVKSGYVGNIIPRGEHHYGQWLVNHYLYAITKAAEYHIMVDAHESVHMTGLSRTYPNLIGQESARGTEYEAFGGNNPDHTTILPFTRLIGGPMDYTPGIFEMNVSAYNPDNSSKVNSTLARQLALYVTMYSPLQMAADFPETYRKHMDAFQFIKDVAIDWEDTKVLEAEPGDYITIARKAKGKNNWFIGSTCDENGRVSKINFDYLDAGWKYIATIYSDAKDAHYAKNPKAYTIKKMVVTNKTVLSLPCAPGGGYAISVMEADDDAIKALKK; from the coding sequence ATGCGCAAAACGTTTATTTTCATCTGTTGCCTTTTCCTTTGGAAAATGGCAGCTGCACAGGAACTGCTTTCTCCGGATAAAAATCTGCAGTTACAGTTCTCTATAACGGACAACGGAAAACCCACCTATCAGTTGACCTATAAAGGAAAAGCCGTGATCAAGCCCAGTCACCTCGGACTGGAACTGAAAGCAGATGCTTCCTTTATCGATAGCTTCGAAGTAGCCGGCAGTAAAGCTTCCACATATGATGAAACCTGGGAACCGGTATGGGGTGAGGTGAAGGAGATCCGTAACCAGTATAATGAACTGGAAGTGAACCTGCATCAGCTGTCTACCGACAGGACGCTTATCGTACGTTTCCGTTTGTTCAACGACGGACTTGGTTTCCGTTATGAGTTTCCGCAGCAGAAGCACCTGGCTTATTTTGTGATTAAGGAAGAGAGAACGGAGTTTGCGCTGGCAGGAGATCACAAGGCTTTCTGGTTACCTGGCGACTATGATACACAGGAATATAGTACGGTGACTTCCAATCTCTCGGAAGTGAGAGGGAAAATGAAAGATGCTATCACGCCTAATGCATCACAGGCTCCTTTTTCACCAACCGGGGTGCAAACACCGTTGATGATGAAAAGTAAGGATGGATTGTATATCAATATTCACGAAGCAGCATTGATTGAATACTCCGCGCTGTCTCTGGAACTGGATGATAAGAACTTCGTATTGAAATCTGTTCTGACGCCCGATGCGATAGGCGACAAAGGTTATCTGCAGGCGCCCTGTAAATCGCCGTGGAGAACGGTCATTGTGAGTGATAAAGCAGGTGATATCCTGACTTCCAAACTGGTATACAATCTGAACGAACCTCCGAAATATGCCGATGCCGCCAGTTGGATCAAACCGGTAAAGTATGTGGGCGTATGGTGGGAGATGATTACCGGTAAAAGTACCTGGGCTTATACGGATATTGAAAATGTACAGCTGGGTGTGACTGATTTCTCCAAAACCAAACCTAATGGTAAACATGGGGCTAATACAGCACATGTGAAAGAATATATCGACTTCGCTGCGGAGAATGGATTTGATGCGGTACTGGTAGAAGGATGGAACCAGGGATGGGAAGACTGGTTTGGTAAAACGAAGGATTACGTGTTTGATTTTATCACCCCATACCCTGATTTTGATGTACAGGAATTACATCGGTATGCGGCGTCAAAGGGTATCAAGATCATTATGCACCATGAAACCTCGTCTTCTGTACGCAACTATGAGCGCTTCATGGATACTGCCTATCAATTTATGGTGAATAATGGTTATAATGCCGTTAAAAGCGGTTACGTAGGCAATATTATTCCGAGGGGAGAACATCACTACGGACAATGGCTGGTGAATCACTACCTGTATGCAATCACCAAAGCTGCGGAATATCATATCATGGTAGATGCACATGAATCTGTACACATGACCGGCTTATCCCGTACTTATCCTAACCTGATCGGACAAGAATCTGCACGTGGTACGGAATATGAAGCATTTGGTGGTAATAATCCTGATCATACTACTATCCTGCCGTTTACAAGGCTGATTGGTGGTCCGATGGATTATACGCCTGGTATTTTCGAAATGAATGTCAGTGCATATAATCCTGATAACAGCTCTAAAGTAAACAGTACGCTTGCCCGTCAGCTGGCGCTGTATGTAACAATGTACAGTCCGTTACAGATGGCGGCAGATTTCCCGGAAACCTATCGCAAACATATGGATGCATTCCAGTTTATTAAAGACGTAGCGATTGACTGGGAGGATACAAAAGTGCTGGAAGCAGAACCGGGAGATTATATTACGATTGCCCGGAAAGCAAAAGGGAAGAACAACTGGTTTATAGGTAGTACCTGTGATGAGAATGGACGTGTCTCAAAAATCAACTTTGATTATCTCGATGCCGGCTGGAAGTATATAGCGACTATTTACAGTGATGCAAAGGATGCGCATTATGCGAAGAATCCGAAAGCATATACTATCAAAAAAATGGTAGTGACCAATAAAACGGTGTTGTCGTTGCCGTGTGCACCTGGAGGCGGTTATGCTATAAGTGTGATGGAGGCGGATGATGATGCGATAAAGGCACTGAAGAAGTAA
- a CDS encoding DUF3175 domain-containing protein, whose translation MARPRAKKHTVRRAGRKSSGRKWSAHVNETSDAMDLRGGIFKSEDPEKIARSLKRSATKSRRRKGTPYQSAMSMLNFYINRAGKNLPEKQQQVLEDAKGELRKVFGREV comes from the coding sequence ATGGCAAGACCCAGAGCAAAGAAACACACGGTGCGCCGGGCAGGCAGAAAGAGCTCCGGTAGAAAATGGTCGGCGCATGTCAATGAAACCAGCGATGCCATGGACCTGCGGGGCGGAATCTTCAAGAGTGAGGATCCGGAAAAGATTGCCCGCTCCCTGAAAAGATCGGCTACAAAAAGCCGCCGTAGAAAAGGTACACCCTATCAGTCAGCCATGTCCATGTTGAACTTTTATATCAACAGGGCCGGTAAGAATTTACCGGAGAAACAACAACAAGTGCTGGAAGATGCCAAGGGGGAATTAAGAAAGGTTTTTGGCCGGGAAGTGTAG
- a CDS encoding alpha-amylase family glycosyl hydrolase has product MATIYDKWWQTGVIYQVYPRSFQDSNGDGVGDLNGVISRLDYLQWLGIDAVWLSPIYPSPMADFGYDIADYTGIHPLFGNQEDFDKLLKEVHDRGMKLLLDLVPNHTSNQHPWFLESRSSLDNPKRDWYIWHDPLPDGGAPNNWLSVFGGEAWEWDPSTQQYYYHAFLKEQPDLNWRNPEVQAAMFDVMRYWLQKGVDGFRVDVMWHMIKDKQLRNNPTNPDYEAHMGTYSQQLPVYSTDQPEVHEVVRNMRAVMEEFDGDRVMIGEIYLPLQQLMAYYGVDNKGAHLPFNFQLLSLPWQSASLAVAIDQYEGALPNQGWPNWVLSNHDQHRIASRVGQLQARVAAMLLLTLRGTPTIYYGDEIAMRNVAIPFEEVQDPQGLNMPDKNLSRDPSRTPMQWDDSPNAGFTSGKPWLRLSKTWQRVNVSTQQHDPYSMLTLYRELIDLRRKEPSLSSGDYKPVYADNQLLAFIRQEAGHPAFLIVLNLSHLPCYFRPAHFSFSGKVEIATFPEITGTAVKDTISLDGDEGLVIRLAE; this is encoded by the coding sequence ATGGCAACAATTTACGACAAATGGTGGCAGACAGGCGTTATCTATCAGGTATATCCCCGTTCATTCCAGGATAGCAACGGTGATGGCGTAGGCGATCTGAATGGCGTGATCAGCAGACTGGATTACCTGCAATGGCTGGGTATAGACGCAGTATGGCTTTCTCCGATTTATCCTTCTCCCATGGCTGATTTCGGTTATGATATTGCTGATTATACAGGCATACATCCTTTGTTTGGCAACCAGGAAGACTTCGACAAACTACTCAAAGAAGTACATGACAGGGGGATGAAACTACTACTGGATCTGGTACCCAATCACACTTCCAATCAGCACCCCTGGTTCCTCGAATCCCGCTCTTCGCTTGACAATCCGAAAAGAGACTGGTACATCTGGCACGATCCCCTGCCAGACGGCGGAGCGCCTAATAACTGGCTGAGTGTCTTTGGCGGAGAAGCCTGGGAATGGGATCCCAGCACCCAGCAATACTACTACCATGCCTTTCTCAAAGAACAACCGGATCTTAACTGGCGTAATCCGGAAGTACAGGCAGCTATGTTTGACGTGATGCGGTACTGGCTGCAGAAAGGAGTAGACGGCTTCCGTGTAGATGTGATGTGGCATATGATCAAGGATAAACAACTCCGTAACAATCCCACTAATCCGGATTATGAAGCACATATGGGGACTTATTCCCAGCAATTACCTGTTTATTCTACAGATCAGCCGGAAGTACATGAAGTGGTGCGTAACATGCGGGCAGTTATGGAAGAGTTTGACGGTGACCGAGTGATGATCGGAGAAATATACCTGCCCTTACAACAACTGATGGCCTATTACGGTGTTGACAACAAAGGCGCACATCTGCCTTTCAATTTCCAGTTGCTTTCCCTCCCCTGGCAATCGGCATCTCTTGCGGTCGCTATCGACCAATATGAGGGAGCGCTCCCTAACCAGGGATGGCCTAACTGGGTGTTGAGTAATCACGATCAGCATCGTATTGCCAGTCGCGTCGGACAATTACAGGCCCGGGTAGCCGCCATGTTATTACTTACCCTGCGCGGTACGCCTACCATCTATTACGGTGATGAAATAGCCATGCGTAATGTCGCCATTCCATTCGAAGAAGTACAAGACCCCCAGGGGCTCAATATGCCTGATAAAAACCTGAGCAGAGATCCCTCCCGTACGCCGATGCAATGGGATGATAGTCCGAATGCCGGTTTCACCAGTGGTAAACCCTGGTTACGCCTCTCCAAGACCTGGCAACGGGTGAATGTCAGCACACAGCAGCATGATCCTTATTCTATGCTGACACTATACCGGGAACTGATCGACCTGCGGAGAAAAGAACCCTCCCTCAGCAGCGGCGATTACAAACCGGTATATGCCGATAATCAGCTGCTTGCCTTCATCAGACAAGAAGCAGGACATCCCGCCTTTCTGATCGTACTGAACCTCTCTCACCTGCCCTGCTATTTCAGACCGGCTCATTTCTCTTTTTCCGGTAAAGTTGAGATAGCAACCTTTCCCGAAATCACGGGTACGGCGGTAAAAGATACCATCAGTCTGGACGGGGACGAAGGACTGGTAATAAGACTCGCAGAATAA
- a CDS encoding GNAT family N-acetyltransferase: MKIMPGLFGDDDLFEDFFVKVVHFDYRENPGIIRKIVTSEKMLKDFKEEENMMVSTKHRDRDYVDDLKRWKLRKQIINELFTLNRPGNEEEITQGAGYLADLAVSPEYQQFGIGKQLLAITKQRVGEESMILLLSVPDAMEYYPKVGFSKEDRGFIMHRTKQYYVLLSQISSLFPTPTIHIHHIPT; this comes from the coding sequence ATGAAAATTATGCCCGGCCTCTTCGGGGATGATGATCTGTTTGAAGACTTTTTTGTGAAAGTTGTTCATTTTGATTACCGTGAAAATCCAGGAATCATCCGAAAAATCGTTACCAGTGAGAAGATGCTAAAGGATTTTAAGGAGGAAGAAAACATGATGGTCAGCACTAAACATCGCGACAGGGATTACGTAGATGATCTCAAGAGGTGGAAGCTTAGAAAGCAGATTATTAATGAGCTATTTACCTTAAACAGACCGGGTAATGAAGAAGAGATAACGCAGGGGGCTGGCTATCTCGCCGATCTTGCTGTCAGTCCGGAGTACCAGCAATTCGGTATCGGTAAGCAACTACTGGCAATCACGAAACAGCGGGTAGGAGAAGAGTCTATGATCTTATTATTGTCGGTGCCAGACGCAATGGAGTATTATCCCAAGGTGGGATTTTCAAAAGAAGACCGGGGCTTTATCATGCATCGAACGAAGCAGTATTACGTATTGTTATCACAAATATCCTCCTTATTTCCCACGCCCACGATACACATTCACCACATACCTACCTGA
- a CDS encoding universal stress protein, which produces MQTILVLTDFSPVALQAAHYAIHLAGRLNCKRILLLNAYQSLEPVSNVPITPELPIIQANPDELLKESMSQLNILSKRLEADAGDIRIDTLSEDDILEEAVKKVVGQEDVSLVVAGISDKSNLEKFLIGSHSIRIMENCAYPLVIVPEDAKLVAPQRVMLAVDFEILRKGKALPGMVTLLNSLQAEELFVVNVAGDEELSAETNEDISHLHQLLDKYRPSFHYVENSNVTEGINKFAADNNIALIIAIHEKKGLLATLFSKSVSKQLAWNSDVPLLILPA; this is translated from the coding sequence ATGCAAACCATCCTTGTCCTCACCGACTTCTCCCCTGTAGCACTACAGGCCGCCCACTACGCCATCCACCTGGCCGGCCGCCTCAACTGCAAACGCATCCTTCTACTCAACGCATATCAGAGTCTGGAGCCCGTATCAAACGTGCCCATTACTCCCGAACTACCCATTATACAGGCAAATCCGGATGAACTGTTAAAAGAAAGTATGTCGCAGCTGAACATATTAAGCAAACGGCTGGAAGCAGACGCTGGCGATATCCGCATCGACACTTTATCAGAAGATGATATACTGGAAGAAGCTGTGAAGAAGGTAGTCGGACAGGAAGACGTGAGTCTCGTAGTAGCAGGTATTTCAGATAAATCTAATCTGGAAAAATTCCTGATCGGTAGTCATAGTATCCGCATCATGGAAAACTGTGCCTATCCCCTGGTCATTGTACCGGAAGACGCAAAACTGGTAGCACCGCAACGAGTGATGCTGGCTGTGGATTTTGAAATACTCAGGAAAGGGAAAGCACTACCCGGAATGGTAACATTACTCAACAGTCTGCAGGCAGAAGAATTGTTTGTAGTAAACGTTGCAGGGGATGAAGAATTATCTGCGGAAACAAACGAAGACATCTCACATCTTCATCAGTTACTGGACAAATACCGGCCGTCTTTTCATTACGTAGAGAATAGTAACGTAACTGAAGGGATTAATAAATTCGCGGCAGACAATAACATTGCGCTGATCATTGCGATACACGAAAAGAAAGGATTGCTGGCTACGCTGTTTAGTAAAAGTGTTTCGAAACAACTGGCCTGGAACAGTGACGTGCCGCTGCTGATATTACCTGCATAG